One Streptomyces lincolnensis genomic region harbors:
- a CDS encoding alpha-amylase family glycosyl hydrolase — MTAPHPDLSSRDPNWWRQAVVYQVYPRSFADADGDGLGDLAGVTERLNHLAALGVDALWLSPFYPSELADGGYDVADYRDVDPRLGSLDDFGAMVAEAHRLGLKVIVDLVPNHTSHQHAWFREALAAGPGSAARERYVFRDGRGTHGELPPSDWQSVFGGSAWRRVPDGQWYLHLFAPEQPDLNWAHEEVRADFRTTLRFWSDRGVDGFRVDVAHALAKDLSEPLRDLGDLPGVAEEALEHLPPGGHPFYDRDEVHEIYRDWRRILDSYRPPRTAVAEAWVPGARRALYARPDELGQAFNFEYLEAGWDAAELRQVIVDSLATARAAGASATWVLSNHDVVRHTSRLMLPPGTDENAWLLSGGHAPAVDEAAGLRRARAATLLMLALPGSSYVYQGEELGLPEVADLPVEVLQDPIWEQTGRVRKGRDGCRVPLPWTSTGPSYGFGAAGAWLPQPESFAGYAVEAQDGVAGSTLEFYRTALRLRRKLLEGESLTWADGASDGVLDFTRHDGWRCVANLSGTAVELPAGEVLLTSRPLEDGRLGTDTTVWLAP, encoded by the coding sequence GTGACCGCTCCGCACCCCGACCTCTCCTCCCGCGACCCGAACTGGTGGCGCCAGGCCGTCGTCTACCAGGTCTACCCCCGCAGCTTCGCCGACGCCGACGGTGACGGACTCGGGGATCTGGCGGGGGTGACCGAGCGCCTGAACCATCTCGCCGCCCTCGGCGTGGACGCCCTGTGGCTCAGCCCGTTCTATCCGTCCGAGCTGGCCGACGGCGGTTACGACGTCGCCGACTACCGGGACGTGGACCCACGGCTGGGATCCCTCGACGACTTCGGCGCGATGGTCGCCGAGGCGCACCGGCTGGGCCTGAAGGTGATCGTCGACCTGGTGCCCAACCACACCTCGCACCAGCACGCGTGGTTCCGGGAGGCCCTGGCCGCCGGGCCCGGATCGGCCGCGCGGGAGCGCTATGTGTTCCGCGACGGCCGTGGGACGCACGGCGAACTGCCGCCCAGCGACTGGCAGTCCGTCTTCGGCGGCAGCGCCTGGCGGCGGGTGCCGGACGGGCAGTGGTACCTGCACCTGTTCGCCCCCGAGCAGCCCGACCTGAACTGGGCGCACGAGGAGGTCCGCGCCGACTTCCGCACCACCCTGCGCTTCTGGTCCGACCGCGGCGTCGACGGCTTCCGGGTCGACGTGGCGCACGCGCTGGCCAAGGACCTGAGCGAACCCCTCCGCGACCTCGGCGACCTCCCGGGGGTGGCGGAGGAGGCCCTGGAACACCTGCCGCCGGGCGGCCATCCCTTCTACGACCGTGACGAGGTCCACGAGATCTACCGCGACTGGCGCCGGATCCTCGACTCCTACCGCCCGCCCCGTACGGCGGTCGCCGAGGCCTGGGTCCCGGGCGCCCGGCGCGCGCTGTACGCCCGCCCGGACGAGCTCGGCCAGGCCTTCAACTTCGAGTACCTGGAGGCTGGTTGGGACGCGGCCGAACTGCGCCAGGTGATCGTCGACTCGCTCGCCACGGCCCGCGCGGCCGGTGCCTCCGCCACCTGGGTGCTCTCCAACCACGACGTCGTACGGCACACCTCACGGCTCATGCTCCCGCCGGGCACCGACGAGAACGCCTGGTTGCTGTCCGGCGGCCACGCCCCGGCCGTGGACGAGGCGGCGGGGCTGCGGCGGGCCCGCGCCGCGACGCTGCTCATGCTCGCGCTGCCCGGATCGTCGTACGTCTATCAGGGCGAGGAGCTGGGGCTGCCCGAGGTCGCCGATCTGCCCGTGGAGGTGCTTCAGGACCCGATCTGGGAGCAGACGGGGCGGGTGCGCAAGGGGCGCGACGGATGCCGGGTGCCGCTGCCGTGGACGAGCACGGGACCGTCGTACGGCTTCGGGGCGGCGGGGGCGTGGCTGCCGCAGCCGGAGAGCTTCGCGGGGTACGCCGTCGAGGCGCAGGACGGGGTGGCGGGCTCGACCCTGGAGTTCTACCGCACGGCCCTGCGGCTGCGCCGCAAGCTGCTGGAGGGTGAGTCGCTGACCTGGGCGGACGGCGCCTCGGACGGAGTCCTGGACTTCACCCGGCACGACGGCTGGCGGTGTGTCGCCAACCTGTCGGGGACGGCCGTGGAGCTGCCGGCGGGCGAAGTGCTGCTGACGAGCCGCCCGTTGGAGGACGGGCGGCTCGGGACGGACACCACCGTCTGGCTGGCGCCCTGA
- a CDS encoding DUF4142 domain-containing protein, with product MGTLFVGGALTLTLGALAYPSMLGLDTVSNAQDRIIAQTQWGPLTEQDRNFVVAVRAAGLWEYPLGQIGLRKGTTPEVKRASEHLVDGHAALDASCRKIAPMLNITLPNVASPQQLSFVNQIDSQTGQAFDSNFANILRTTHGSIFNTVAKIRSTTKNSLVRQLADQANNTVLDHITVMENTGLVNYDTALFQQTTPPKLPKSDMTPPPPQPGEPMVVLTPPATATATPTITP from the coding sequence ATGGGAACCCTTTTCGTGGGCGGGGCCCTCACGCTGACTCTGGGCGCGCTCGCCTACCCATCGATGCTCGGCCTGGACACCGTCTCCAACGCCCAGGACCGGATCATCGCCCAGACGCAGTGGGGGCCGTTGACCGAGCAGGACCGCAACTTCGTGGTCGCTGTGCGCGCGGCCGGGCTGTGGGAGTACCCGCTCGGGCAGATCGGCCTGAGGAAGGGGACGACCCCGGAGGTCAAGAGGGCGTCCGAGCACCTCGTGGACGGACACGCGGCGCTGGACGCCAGCTGCCGCAAGATCGCCCCGATGCTGAACATCACCCTGCCCAACGTGGCGAGTCCGCAGCAGCTGTCCTTCGTGAACCAGATCGACTCGCAGACCGGCCAGGCGTTCGACTCGAACTTCGCCAACATCCTGCGGACCACCCACGGCTCGATCTTCAACACGGTCGCGAAGATCCGCTCGACCACGAAGAACAGCCTGGTGCGCCAGCTGGCCGACCAGGCCAACAACACCGTCCTGGACCACATCACGGTCATGGAGAACACCGGCCTGGTCAACTACGACACGGCCCTCTTCCAGCAGACCACCCCACCCAAGCTGCCCAAGTCCGACATGACCCCGCCGCCGCCGCAGCCCGGTGAGCCGATGGTCGTCCTGACCCCGCCGGCGACGGCGACGGCGACGCCCACCATCACGCCGTAG
- a CDS encoding MOSC domain-containing protein, which yields MAAVVELTYYPVKGCAGITVAEAEAGAAGLAHDRSFMVVGEDGVYRTQRRHPRLALITPEVGEDGGRLALRAPGAGEVRVTVDVGGARRDVTLFGEPFRGIDQGDEVAAWLTAVLGEPSRLVRVPPEHHRVTDGRIPGTSGYADSCALLVVSRASLDLLNLRLGEQGAPPLPMARFRPNIVIGGWDEPHTEDRVLHLTLGGAEFGYAKLAVRCAVTVVDQETGVRSGPEPLRTLARYRRSRDSGGIVFGAKFAVLRPGKVSVGDEAVVGEWGAAEL from the coding sequence GTGGCCGCAGTAGTGGAGTTGACGTACTACCCGGTGAAGGGATGCGCGGGGATCACGGTCGCCGAGGCGGAGGCCGGGGCCGCGGGCCTGGCCCACGACCGGAGCTTCATGGTCGTCGGGGAGGACGGGGTCTACCGCACCCAGCGTCGGCACCCCCGGCTGGCGCTGATCACGCCCGAGGTGGGGGAGGACGGCGGGCGGCTGGCGCTGCGGGCGCCGGGGGCGGGCGAGGTGCGGGTGACGGTGGACGTCGGCGGGGCGCGGCGGGACGTGACGCTGTTCGGGGAACCGTTCCGGGGCATCGACCAGGGCGACGAGGTCGCCGCGTGGCTGACGGCCGTGCTGGGGGAGCCGAGCCGGCTGGTGCGGGTGCCGCCGGAGCACCACCGGGTCACCGACGGCCGCATCCCCGGCACCTCCGGCTACGCCGACAGCTGCGCGCTGCTCGTCGTCTCCCGCGCGAGCCTCGACCTGCTGAACCTGCGCCTCGGCGAGCAGGGCGCGCCCCCGCTCCCCATGGCCCGCTTCCGCCCCAACATCGTCATCGGCGGCTGGGACGAGCCCCACACCGAGGACCGCGTCCTCCATCTCACCCTCGGCGGCGCCGAGTTCGGCTACGCCAAGCTCGCCGTGCGCTGCGCGGTCACCGTCGTCGACCAGGAGACCGGCGTACGGTCCGGCCCCGAGCCGCTGCGCACCCTGGCGCGCTACCGGCGCTCGCGCGACAGCGGCGGCATCGTCTTCGGCGCGAAGTTCGCGGTCCTGCGGCCAGGGAAGGTGTCGGTGGGCGACGAGGCGGTCGTAGGGGAGTGGGGCGCCGCCGAACTGTGA
- a CDS encoding carboxymuconolactone decarboxylase family protein, with translation MEARLNLLGNPVAGKIIKHLAGAGRAVLETELPASTQELVKLRASQINGCGFCTDMHTKDAVAAGESHQRLHLVAAWREATVFTDAERAALELTEEATRIADGAGGVPDEVWERAAKHYDEDQLLALVTTIALINAYNRMNVAIQMPAGDYQPGQFG, from the coding sequence ATGGAAGCTCGGCTGAACCTCCTCGGCAACCCGGTCGCGGGCAAGATCATCAAGCACCTCGCGGGCGCGGGCCGGGCGGTCCTCGAAACGGAACTCCCGGCCTCGACACAGGAGTTGGTGAAGCTGCGGGCCAGCCAGATCAACGGCTGCGGCTTCTGCACGGACATGCACACCAAGGACGCCGTGGCCGCGGGCGAGTCCCACCAGCGTCTGCACCTGGTCGCGGCCTGGCGGGAGGCCACGGTGTTCACCGACGCCGAGCGCGCCGCGCTGGAGCTGACGGAGGAGGCCACCCGGATCGCCGACGGCGCCGGCGGTGTCCCGGACGAGGTGTGGGAGCGGGCCGCCAAGCACTACGACGAGGACCAGCTCCTCGCCCTGGTGACCACGATCGCCCTCATCAACGCCTACAACCGCATGAACGTCGCCATCCAGATGCCCGCCGGCGACTACCAGCCCGGCCAGTTCGGCTGA
- a CDS encoding VOC family protein yields the protein MIADLQCVVLDCPHPAQLARFYGALLGGDVDRPDRRWALGDDWATLHTPSGLVLAFQRVADHRPPRWPDPERPQQFHLDFGVADLDRAQEEVLARGATLLDDGSGAGSEDGSTDGSGGGQGWRVYADPAGHPFCLVRH from the coding sequence GTGATCGCCGACCTTCAGTGCGTGGTGCTGGACTGCCCCCATCCCGCACAACTCGCCCGTTTCTACGGCGCGTTGCTGGGCGGAGACGTCGACCGGCCCGACCGGCGGTGGGCCCTCGGCGACGACTGGGCCACCCTGCACACGCCGTCCGGGCTCGTGCTCGCCTTCCAGCGGGTCGCGGACCACCGGCCGCCGCGGTGGCCCGACCCGGAGCGGCCGCAGCAGTTCCACCTCGACTTCGGCGTGGCGGACCTCGACCGGGCCCAGGAGGAGGTCCTGGCCAGGGGCGCCACGCTGCTGGACGACGGCTCCGGCGCAGGTTCCGAGGACGGCTCCACGGACGGCTCCGGCGGCGGACAGGGCTGGCGGGTCTACGCCGATCCCGCGGGGCATCCGTTCTGCCTGGTCCGCCACTGA
- a CDS encoding M24 family metallopeptidase produces the protein MTETPAAFTEQDHFTEQDYALRMDRAAREAAVVGLAGLLATPGPDLMWLCGYRPAAATEHLTLLVLTADSEPRLLVPASERPDAEGAPGAVRISAWKDGQDPYAAAAGLLRPHGRYGVSDSTWALHLLGLQEVLPLTTYRPLSTALPMLRVVKDEHEVARLAAAGAAADAAYDDVLSLRFAGRRETDVAADLGRLLREHGHGRVDFTVVGSGPDGADPHHRTGRRTLTAGDMVVLDFGGHRDGYGSGITRTVHVGEPTAEERRVHEVVQDAQQAAFEAVRPDVPCQDVDRVARTVITDAGYGGRGVPRTGHGIGVTAHEAPHLAEGEEQPLLPGMCFSLVAGIHLPGRFGIRLGDVVTCTETGGRRLNTASRELAVVK, from the coding sequence ATGACTGAGACGCCTGCCGCCTTCACCGAGCAGGACCACTTCACCGAGCAGGACTACGCGCTACGGATGGACCGCGCTGCCCGGGAAGCGGCCGTCGTGGGACTGGCGGGGCTGCTGGCCACGCCCGGACCCGACCTGATGTGGCTGTGCGGCTACCGGCCGGCGGCGGCCACCGAACACCTCACCCTGCTCGTCCTGACCGCCGACTCCGAACCCCGGCTGCTCGTCCCCGCGTCGGAACGCCCGGACGCGGAGGGGGCGCCGGGCGCCGTGCGGATCTCCGCGTGGAAGGACGGCCAGGATCCCTACGCGGCGGCCGCGGGCCTGCTCCGCCCGCACGGCCGTTACGGCGTCTCCGACTCGACCTGGGCGCTGCATCTGCTGGGCCTCCAGGAGGTGCTGCCGCTGACCACCTACCGGCCGCTGAGCACCGCGCTGCCGATGCTCCGGGTGGTCAAGGACGAGCACGAGGTGGCCCGGCTCGCGGCGGCCGGGGCGGCGGCGGACGCGGCGTACGACGACGTCCTGTCCCTACGGTTCGCCGGGCGCCGTGAGACGGACGTGGCCGCCGACCTCGGCCGGCTACTGCGCGAACACGGCCACGGCCGGGTCGACTTCACGGTGGTCGGCTCCGGCCCCGACGGCGCGGACCCGCACCACCGGACCGGCCGACGCACCCTCACCGCCGGCGACATGGTCGTCCTGGACTTCGGCGGCCACCGGGACGGCTACGGCTCCGGCATCACCCGCACGGTGCACGTGGGCGAGCCGACCGCCGAGGAGCGCCGGGTGCACGAGGTCGTCCAGGACGCGCAGCAGGCGGCGTTCGAGGCCGTGCGTCCCGATGTTCCGTGCCAGGACGTCGACCGCGTGGCCCGCACGGTGATCACCGACGCCGGGTACGGCGGCCGGGGCGTCCCCCGCACCGGGCACGGCATCGGCGTCACCGCTCACGAAGCGCCGCACCTCGCCGAGGGTGAGGAGCAGCCCCTCCTGCCCGGCATGTGCTTCTCCCTCGTGGCGGGCATCCACCTGCCCGGCCGCTTCGGCATCCGCCTCGGGGACGTCGTGACGTGCACGGAGACGGGCGGGCGCCGCCTGAACACCGCCTCGCGGGAGCTGGCCGTCGTGAAGTGA
- a CDS encoding ATP-binding protein: MAGAATGYDGGAMGFGFGFGQRRGGQLPVELTSFVGRGGELAVVHDALQRSRLVTLAGPGGVGKSRLALRAAAGLAGRFEDGVRLVELSALHDPELIPATLAGVLELPEQSGMTPLDAVVEHLRERRLLLVLDTCEHLVDACAMLCDILLREAGGLHVLATSRQPLDVPGEHCVPIAPLPTEDAVDLFVQRASAVSAGFTATATATDADRERTRALVERLDGIPLALELAAVRLRAVPLAELVARLDRRFEVLTGGRRTALTRHQTLRTAIDWSYDLCTPPERLLWARLSVFAGAFDLPAVERVCAGGDLVGEQVVQALIGLVDKSVVQRIGEDGARYRLLDTIREYGTERLPGTDVDATAVRERHFAYYEALAGRFWDEFLSPAQVALHRAVRDDVADVRAALEYGLGAGGRTTAKALWLATRLGAFWRAAGTLSEGRYWIDKGLDRVPQPCPERAWGLFMTGAFAVWTADLDTALERFPQAREVARAAGESRVEVFAEAYVGALSALCGAVEEGLAVLESARLRIVASGDGLGIAVVHYEGALLRAVLGDTAGALRLCETGLAFLEGTGERQLYGSTLTVQGVILSLAGEHGKSEALFRRGLEAASEVGEVLVAALACLGLAWNAARQERFVRACWLLGYAEHARRLSGDPVAMLPRLLEEREAMQKRVRAALGAETFARWHESGARMPGRAVLEAVRADLDEPPARARPSGTRLPGPRVTANALTRREREVAALVAQGLSNREIAERLVISKRTVDAHVEHILAKLRITSRTEIPAVAGPS; the protein is encoded by the coding sequence ATGGCGGGGGCGGCGACGGGGTACGACGGGGGTGCCATGGGATTCGGCTTCGGGTTCGGGCAGCGGCGCGGTGGACAACTCCCCGTGGAGCTCACCAGCTTCGTCGGGCGCGGCGGCGAACTCGCCGTGGTCCACGACGCGTTGCAGCGCTCCAGACTGGTCACCCTGGCCGGCCCGGGCGGTGTCGGCAAGAGCCGGCTGGCGCTGCGGGCGGCCGCCGGACTCGCCGGCCGGTTCGAGGACGGCGTCCGGCTGGTGGAGCTCTCCGCGCTGCACGACCCGGAGTTGATCCCGGCGACCCTCGCGGGCGTGCTGGAGCTGCCCGAGCAGTCCGGGATGACACCGCTGGACGCCGTCGTCGAACACCTGCGGGAGCGGCGGCTGCTGCTCGTGCTGGACACCTGCGAGCACCTCGTCGACGCGTGCGCGATGCTCTGCGACATCCTGCTGCGCGAGGCCGGCGGGCTCCATGTCCTCGCCACGAGCAGGCAGCCTCTGGACGTCCCCGGCGAGCACTGCGTGCCCATCGCCCCGCTGCCGACCGAGGACGCCGTGGACCTGTTCGTCCAGCGGGCCTCGGCCGTCAGCGCCGGCTTCACCGCCACCGCCACCGCCACCGACGCCGACCGCGAGCGGACCCGGGCCCTGGTAGAACGCCTCGACGGCATCCCGCTCGCCCTGGAACTGGCCGCCGTACGGCTGCGCGCGGTGCCCCTCGCCGAACTCGTCGCCCGTCTCGACCGCCGCTTCGAGGTCCTCACCGGCGGCCGGCGCACCGCCCTCACCCGCCACCAGACCCTGCGTACGGCCATCGACTGGTCCTACGACCTGTGCACTCCGCCGGAGCGGCTGCTGTGGGCGCGGCTGTCGGTGTTCGCCGGCGCCTTCGACCTGCCGGCGGTGGAGCGGGTGTGCGCGGGCGGGGACCTCGTCGGCGAGCAGGTGGTCCAGGCGCTGATCGGCCTGGTGGACAAGTCGGTCGTGCAGCGCATCGGCGAGGACGGCGCCCGCTACCGGCTGCTGGACACGATCCGGGAGTACGGCACCGAGCGGCTGCCCGGCACGGACGTCGACGCCACCGCCGTACGGGAGCGGCATTTCGCGTACTACGAGGCGCTCGCCGGGCGGTTCTGGGACGAGTTCCTGAGCCCGGCGCAGGTCGCGCTGCACCGGGCGGTCCGGGACGACGTGGCCGATGTGCGGGCCGCGCTGGAGTACGGCCTCGGGGCCGGGGGCCGGACCACCGCCAAGGCGCTGTGGCTGGCGACGCGGCTCGGGGCGTTCTGGCGGGCCGCGGGCACCCTGTCCGAGGGCCGGTACTGGATCGACAAGGGGCTCGACCGCGTCCCGCAGCCCTGTCCCGAGCGGGCCTGGGGCCTGTTCATGACCGGCGCCTTCGCGGTGTGGACGGCCGACCTCGACACCGCGCTGGAGCGGTTTCCGCAGGCCAGGGAGGTGGCGCGGGCCGCCGGTGAGAGCCGGGTGGAGGTGTTCGCGGAGGCCTACGTCGGGGCGCTGTCCGCGCTGTGCGGAGCCGTCGAGGAGGGGCTCGCGGTCCTGGAGAGCGCCCGGCTGCGGATCGTCGCCTCGGGGGACGGGCTGGGCATCGCTGTCGTCCACTACGAGGGTGCCCTGCTGCGGGCCGTCCTCGGCGACACGGCCGGGGCGCTCCGGCTGTGCGAGACCGGCCTGGCGTTTCTGGAGGGCACCGGCGAGCGCCAGCTGTACGGCTCCACGCTGACCGTCCAGGGGGTGATCCTCTCGCTCGCCGGGGAGCACGGGAAGAGCGAGGCGCTGTTCCGCCGGGGGCTGGAGGCCGCGAGCGAGGTCGGCGAGGTGCTGGTGGCCGCGCTGGCCTGTCTGGGGCTGGCCTGGAACGCGGCCCGCCAGGAGCGCTTCGTACGGGCCTGCTGGCTCCTGGGGTACGCCGAGCACGCGCGCCGGCTGAGCGGGGACCCGGTGGCGATGCTGCCCCGGCTGCTGGAGGAGCGGGAAGCGATGCAGAAGAGGGTGCGTGCGGCACTGGGCGCGGAGACCTTCGCTCGGTGGCACGAGTCCGGGGCCCGGATGCCCGGCCGCGCGGTCCTGGAGGCCGTCCGTGCCGACCTGGACGAGCCCCCGGCCCGCGCCCGCCCGTCCGGCACCCGGCTGCCCGGGCCGCGGGTCACCGCGAACGCCCTCACCCGCCGGGAACGCGAGGTCGCCGCGCTGGTCGCGCAGGGGCTGTCCAACCGCGAGATCGCCGAACGCCTGGTGATCTCCAAGCGCACGGTGGACGCCCACGTGGAGCACATCCTCGCCAAGCTGCGGATCACCTCGCGCACGGAGATCCCGGCGGTGGCGGGGCCGTCGTAG
- a CDS encoding DUF6479 family protein — protein sequence MSTATFVVAATSGDVLNVLAAFAGGLFVAGALIWAVRLGMRVLDQELPHPRPEEQPKLPLTGAVHEMREMREPDEIPAAVGRERLMPYQLHHQGSRTGKDQHRHRWLPGSSGSFGSGGLGHT from the coding sequence ATGAGTACGGCGACGTTTGTAGTGGCGGCCACGTCGGGCGATGTACTCAACGTGCTCGCCGCCTTCGCGGGTGGTCTGTTCGTCGCGGGTGCCCTGATCTGGGCCGTGCGACTGGGCATGCGGGTCCTCGACCAGGAACTTCCGCACCCCCGCCCGGAGGAGCAGCCGAAGCTGCCCCTGACGGGCGCGGTGCACGAGATGCGGGAGATGCGGGAGCCGGACGAGATCCCGGCCGCGGTGGGGCGGGAGCGGCTCATGCCGTACCAGCTCCACCACCAGGGCAGCAGGACGGGGAAGGACCAGCACCGGCACCGGTGGCTGCCGGGCTCCAGCGGCTCCTTCGGCAGCGGCGGCCTCGGTCACACATAA
- a CDS encoding MerR family transcriptional regulator, with the protein MASGKRPYGGDRLDDDHYPAYTMGRAAELIGATPGFLRALGEAGLVTPSRSGGRHRRYSRHQLRLAVRARELVGQGTPIEAACRIIGLEDRLEEALKDNAELRQPPEEN; encoded by the coding sequence ATGGCCTCGGGAAAGCGGCCGTACGGCGGTGATCGGCTGGATGACGATCACTATCCGGCGTACACGATGGGCCGGGCGGCCGAGTTGATCGGTGCGACGCCGGGGTTTCTGCGTGCGCTCGGGGAGGCGGGGCTGGTCACGCCGTCGCGTTCGGGTGGGCGGCATCGCCGGTATTCGCGTCATCAGTTGCGGCTGGCCGTCCGGGCGCGGGAGCTGGTCGGCCAGGGGACGCCGATCGAGGCCGCGTGCCGCATCATCGGTCTGGAGGACCGGTTGGAGGAGGCCCTCAAGGACAACGCGGAGCTCCGCCAGCCGCCCGAGGAAAACTGA
- a CDS encoding cold-shock protein, with protein MATGTVKWFNAEKGFGFIEQDGGGADVFAHYSNIATQGFRELQEGQKVTFDVTQGQKGPQAENIVPA; from the coding sequence ATGGCCACCGGTACCGTGAAGTGGTTCAACGCGGAAAAGGGCTTCGGCTTCATCGAGCAGGACGGCGGCGGCGCCGACGTCTTCGCCCACTACTCGAACATCGCCACCCAGGGCTTCCGTGAGCTTCAGGAAGGCCAGAAGGTGACGTTCGACGTCACGCAGGGCCAGAAGGGCCCGCAGGCGGAGAACATCGTTCCCGCGTAA
- a CDS encoding SCO5918 family protein produces MRCVIARYPFDLVKSEVEAQMQSVRPEPLSGACVVIGRRIYPVKQVGEVITRQDRRDFTAFEVTRALTRLGFTCHETPPEAASA; encoded by the coding sequence ATGCGCTGTGTGATCGCCCGTTACCCCTTCGACCTGGTCAAATCCGAGGTCGAGGCACAGATGCAGAGCGTCCGGCCGGAACCCCTCAGCGGAGCCTGCGTGGTCATCGGGCGCCGGATCTACCCCGTCAAGCAGGTCGGCGAGGTCATCACCCGCCAGGACCGCCGTGACTTCACCGCGTTCGAAGTGACCAGGGCGCTCACCCGCCTCGGGTTCACCTGCCACGAGACCCCGCCGGAGGCGGCGTCGGCGTAG
- a CDS encoding ABATE domain-containing protein produces MSNAAGSPETLVPPAPGAERYPALDLANSAPALPGGQYLDFLGSPAAAGQWLADRGLAPADAGLRELCTSRLRGLREHVRALLGCHVDGLPAPADALAAVNDALTRAPSASLLHWDSARGLYRATSHPVTQIVDHALAALAADAADLLTGPDAERLTACGSPPCNRFLLRHGRRHWCSTRCGDRARAARAYARRTGNATPTPPPAGSRGR; encoded by the coding sequence ATCTCGAATGCGGCCGGATCGCCGGAGACGCTAGTCCCGCCCGCGCCGGGCGCCGAGCGGTATCCCGCGCTGGACCTCGCCAACAGCGCGCCCGCTCTGCCCGGGGGCCAGTACCTGGACTTCCTCGGCAGTCCCGCGGCGGCGGGTCAGTGGCTGGCCGACCGCGGCCTCGCCCCGGCGGACGCCGGACTCCGGGAGCTGTGCACGTCCCGCCTGCGGGGCCTGCGCGAACACGTCAGGGCGCTGCTCGGCTGCCATGTGGACGGCCTGCCCGCGCCGGCCGACGCACTCGCGGCCGTCAATGACGCGTTGACCAGGGCTCCCTCGGCGTCCCTGCTGCACTGGGACTCGGCACGGGGCCTGTACCGGGCGACTTCGCACCCTGTCACACAGATCGTGGACCATGCCCTGGCGGCTCTCGCCGCGGACGCCGCCGATCTGCTCACCGGTCCGGACGCCGAGCGGCTCACGGCCTGCGGGTCACCCCCGTGCAACCGTTTCCTGCTCCGGCACGGCCGGCGTCACTGGTGTTCCACGCGCTGCGGCGACCGCGCGCGCGCCGCGCGCGCCTACGCCCGCAGGACCGGGAACGCTACGCCGACGCCGCCTCCGGCGGGGTCTCGTGGCAGGTGA
- a CDS encoding MBL fold metallo-hydrolase: MSTIPVRVLGGPTALIEYGGLRLLTDPTFDAPGDYPSAGGPTLTKTAPSTVTPADLGPVDVVLLSHDEHADNLDDSGRALLADVPLTLTTPSGAERLGGSARPLAPWTSVTLDRPDGGTLTVTGAPALHGPDDVEGVEKITGEVVGFVLTSDDLPTVYVSGDNASLTLVGRIAERFGPVDTAVLFAGAPRFPALFDGAPLVLDSAGAAEAARILGARRVVPVHCDSWAHFTEGREDVVAAFRAAGLDDLLRVEA; this comes from the coding sequence GTGTCCACCATCCCCGTCCGTGTCCTCGGTGGCCCCACCGCTCTCATCGAGTACGGCGGACTCCGGCTCCTCACCGACCCGACCTTCGACGCCCCCGGCGACTACCCGAGTGCCGGCGGCCCGACCCTGACCAAGACCGCGCCCTCCACGGTCACGCCGGCCGACCTGGGCCCGGTCGACGTGGTGCTGCTCTCGCACGACGAGCACGCCGACAACCTCGACGACTCGGGCCGGGCCCTCCTCGCCGACGTACCGCTCACCCTCACCACCCCCAGCGGTGCCGAGCGCCTCGGCGGCAGCGCGCGACCGCTGGCGCCCTGGACCTCCGTGACGTTGGACCGCCCCGACGGCGGCACGCTGACCGTGACCGGCGCACCCGCCCTGCACGGGCCCGACGACGTCGAAGGAGTGGAGAAGATCACCGGCGAGGTCGTCGGTTTCGTCCTGACCTCCGACGACCTGCCCACGGTCTACGTCAGCGGCGACAACGCCTCGCTCACCCTGGTCGGCCGGATCGCCGAGCGGTTCGGGCCGGTCGACACCGCCGTGCTCTTCGCGGGAGCGCCCCGCTTCCCCGCCCTCTTCGACGGGGCGCCGCTCGTCCTCGACAGCGCCGGCGCGGCCGAGGCGGCCAGGATTCTCGGTGCCCGCAGGGTCGTTCCCGTCCACTGCGACAGCTGGGCCCACTTCACCGAGGGCCGGGAGGACGTGGTGGCCGCGTTCCGCGCGGCCGGCCTGGACGACCTCCTCCGGGTGGAGGCGTAG